The genome window GATTGTTATTAAAACAGCATCGCTTTCTGTAACCGAACCGATTCCGGTTGAGTTTGTATCATTCACGCACCGTGTTATCGAGAATACCGTTCTGCTTGAATGGAAAACCGCAAGTGAAGTTAATAACCGCGGATTCGCCGTTGAACTTTCCCGTGACGGAAAAAGCTGGAAAGAGATTGGTTTTGTTGAGGGAAAAGGAAGTTATACCGGTATTTCTGAATACAGATATATTCACTATGTTGAAGAATACGGAACAAGATATTACCGTCTGAAGCAGATTAACTATGACGGAACATTTGATTACAGTAATGTAATTGAAACTGCTGCCGGACTTCTCCCTGAAAAAATTACACTTCATCCGGCTTACCCTAATCCGTTTAATCCGGCCACGACAGTAACCTTTGAGCTTCCTGTTGCTATGAATATAACTTTAACGCTCTATGATGCAGCAGGGCAGAAAGTATTTACTGCGGCAGAGGGATTATACACCGAAGGATTCCATTCCGTTCTCATCCGCGGAGATCAGCTCACCAGCGGAACCTACTTTGCCGAACTGATTGCAGCAGAAACAGCCAAAAGGATAAAGCTGCTGCTGATAAAATAGCGATTCAATTATGAATTATAAAGTATGAAGTATGAATTGGTTTAATTCGTATTTCTGAGTTTCGAAGCCCCGGTTTGCAGCCGGGGCTTTTTTTTGTCTATGGATAATTATATCAATTGTACTGCTTCCGGGCTATTCTGAAAGGATATGGCAACTATATCTCAATGCCCTTATTCAATACCGGGAAGGTGCACCCTTAGGTTGAATCCAGCCTTGTTTAATCACCAGTTGCTTCGTTTACAGCCTGTCTGCACCTTTAGCAAAGGAAAGCAGCCCTGATGACAGAACCCGGTCACCGCAAATATCAACAGGGATTGTCAGAAAGATAAAAAATGGAATAATTTTGCTTGATTTGATTAGAAATATCTATTTTAACCCATCAAAATGAAACGAACTTGTATGGCACAACAGTTCGGACGGTTTTGCACTTTATCACCTCTTTTTACTGCCGGTTACTTTTTCAATCCGGCCGAAACGCGGCCCGGATCCTGGTTTTTAACATACGAAGGTGCTTCTTGTACTCCGCCATGAGAGTAAGTATTCTGTTGCTCGTATTTTTTTGCTGTAATCAAGTATCTGCACAGCCGGTTTTAAATCTGGAATCCGGCAGAACACATTACAAATTGGAACCATACCTTGGTGTTTATGAGGATGAAACAGGAAAGGTTGGTATAAATCAGATTTCCGGAAGCGAATTTTCCGCTAAGTTCAGGTACTTCAGTAACGGCACAGTAAACCTGCGATTTTCAAAATCTGTTATCTGGGTGAGAATAATAATAGCCAAACCACCAGGGGGAACACAGGATGAAGGCATGCATCCGGTATTCAGGAGGCGCTGGATTCTGTCTAATAACGATCCTTTAACAGAAGAAACAATTTTGTATTTCAGGAATTCAGAGAGGGAAGGCGAATTATTCAGTGAAGCCCGGGCCGGGCGAAGTGCGGATTTTTCAAAAAAAGAAATTCATCTGAACGATTTTACCGGTTCGTTCACCCTTAGCCAAAAAATGCGGGACACTATTTTCATTCGCGTCAAATCACCTTCTCAGTTAATTATTTCTTTCAATCTGCTCTCAGAGAGTGAATATGCAGTTCAGAGTGCAAAGTCTAACATGTTCCACGGTATTCTTTTCGGGACATTCATAATCCTCGTTATCTTTAGTTCTATCCTTTACGTTGCAGTAAAGAACAATATTTTTCTATACTATTTAATGTATATAACATTTTTCGGACTCTTTCTGTTTTTTTACCACGGCCACCTGACGGAAATTTTCGGGTACACATCAAAAAATGTTTTTTATTTTTCCATGCTCGCTCTTCTGACCCTTGCGGCAGTTTCCTGGGTGCTGCTTACAAGAGAGTTTCTTCTTACGAAGCAATATTTTCCTTCCACTGACAAACTGTTGGTTTTTTTAACTCCGCTTGCTCCCCTTAACCTGGTGCTGATGTTTATTTCCCAAAAATCGTATTTAGCGGCAATTCTGGCTCTTCAGTTTCTGGTCTATTACACAATCGGCTTAGTTCTCGCGATATTCGCCGTCAAAAAAGGAATTTACCTTGCGAAATATTATCTTCTTGCTCTAACAGGGATTACCGTTTCGGTATTTATCTCCGTGTCCACAAGAAATAATTTTCTTCCCTTCCCCTGGAATTTCTGGACCATTAATGCTATTCCATTCGGCATTCTATGGGAGTCCGTTATTCTGGCGGGTTCTGTCGGGTATATATTTAACAGGATCATTACGGAAAAGGAGAGAGAAAAAGCGCTTATCAGATCGCAGATTGCCTCAGACCTGCACGATGAGGTCGGCAGCAACCTGAGCACCATCTCACTGCAGAGCCGGCTGATGACGCAGGAGGCCGGACTCAGCCAAAAAATGAAAGACCAGCTTAATACTATTGCTCTGGCGGCATCTTCAACCGTGGAAACCATACGAGATATTGTCTGGTTCATAAATCCTTACCACGACCGTTCTGAAGATCTCTATTCCCGCATGAAAGAACTTGCCTCAGGAATGCTCTTTCAGTTTAATTATGATTTTTCTTCTTCCCGCAATGAGAAAATATTCGAGAATCTGCCCGACCTCAATAAGCGGCGTCATATATATATGATATTCAAGGAATCACTTACCAATATCACTAAGCACTCCGGAGCCACAACCGTGGCGATACATCTATTTGAACAGGAAAACTCTTTCCGGATGAACATTACTGATGACGGCAGAGGTTTTGAAGACACAAAGATAACCATGGGGGAAGGGCTGAAAAATATACGCAACCGAGCTGCCTTAGCCGGCGGAACTATTACTATCGGAAAAAGAGACGGCGGGGGGACGGAGATTCTTCTGGAGGTTCCTCTCTAAGCTTTTCCCCACCGGATTTATTTTTTCTGAACCAGCCCCTCTTTCAGGGCTTTTGAAACCAGCCCGCTCCGGGTATTAACCTGAACCTTTGTATATATGTTTTTGATATGCGTCTGTACTGTCTGCACGCTGGTAAAAGTAATTTTGCCGATTTCCGGAGCTGTTTTTCCGTCCACCAGATAGTTAAGAATTTCATTCTCCCTTTTTGTAAGGCCATAACTGTTTTCTTTTTGCTTCATTGAAGCAAACATCGAGAAAACCTTCCGCGCAAGGCCCGCATTGATGGATGAGCCGCCGTCTATAACTGATTCTATTGCGCTGAGAATTTCCTCCGGTGCCGAATTTTTAAGCAGATAACCATTTGCTCCATTGCAGATTGCTTCAAAGATTTTTTCGTTATCATCAAACACGGTGAGAACAATAATTTCAACATCCCCCGAAATTGCTTTAATCTTTTTTATGCCTTCTGTTCCGCTTATTCCCGGAAGATTAATATCCGTCAGAATCACATCCGGCGAACTGTTGCTTGAAAGTTCTTTAAGAGCATCCTCCGCGCAAATAAATTCTTTTCCGCAAAAAAAGTTTTTACTGGCGTCAATTATTGACCGGATCATTGCAGAGTATGAGGGATTATCCTCAATTATCCATATTTCTTTCATAAGCCTTTAACGTTGAATTGCATTCTGCAAATTGCCGCCTTTTGTCCTCCGCAGGCAACTGTTGGCAGTCCGCCAAAAAAAATCAAACCTTCCTGTAATAAATTCCCCAATTTACTCAACTGGTAAAATACCCTGAACAGGGTATTTTGCCTGCCCAATGCTCAGAGTAACTTTCAAATGTACATAATGAAAATATCAATTTTCAGTGACTTTTTACCTGAAGTGCAGATAAAATTAAAAAATAATACCAGGATTATTTATGAAACAGTTATTCTTTTGTTTTGTATTTCTGCTGCCAATGTATTTGAACGGGCAGCCGCAAACAGCAAATCCGGATATGGCGGTTGCTAACTTACCAGTCAGAGCAGTTGCTGTTGATGGCAATTATACTTACATAGGGGGTGATTTTACCTATGTCGGGCCAAATACAGGCAACGGAGTGAAAGTTAGTACAACTTCCCAAATCCCGGATGGCAGTTTTCCTAAAGTGAACGGTTATATCAGAGCGGCAGTTCCGGACGGAAGCGGCGGATGGTATATAGGCGGATCATTCTCACGGGTTGGAAACTACACGCGAAACAATATTGCTCACATACTGAGCACTGGTGCCGTTGATGAAACATGGAATCCAAATGCAGGCAGTGTCGTCAGAGCCATTGTTCTTGACGGCAGTTATATTTATGTCGCAGGAGATTTTCTATCCATTGGCGGTTTAACAAGATACCGGCTGGCAAAACTTAACAATACCACTGGTGCAGCTGATGCAACCTGGAATCCTCATTCGAGCCACCGCGTCTACACTATTGCAGTATCAGACACCAGCATCTACGTCGGAGGTCAGTTTAGCTCAGTCGGTGGTCAATCACGATTCTCCATAGCAAAACTAAACAACACAACCGGCGCGGCTGATGTGAACTGGATTCCAAATCCGAGTGCCACTGTCCATACGATTGCAGTAAGCGGAAACGACATCTATGCAGGAGGGCAATTTACCAGCATTGGCTCCGCCTCCAGAAATAGGATTGCAAAGCTCAACAACACAAACGGTGCCGCTGATACAGTATGGAACCCAAATGCCAACAATAATGTGTACAATATTGTAATAAACGGCAGCGATATATATGCAACCGGTATATTTTCCTCTATTGGAGGGGCAACCAGAAACTGTATTGCTAAGCTAAACAACACAACCGGAGCGGCTGACGGAACATGGAATCCAGATGCAAACGGTACTGTAGAAGTTATTGCTCTTGCCGGTAGTGATATTTTTGCGGGCGGGTCATTTACCTCTATTGGAGGGCAGTCATTTTCATATATTGCCAAACTGAACAATACCACTGGTGCTCCTGACGTATCCTGGAATCCGGGCGCCGGCCACAGTGTATATACTATTGGAGTAAACGGCAGCGACCTGTATATAGGCGGACAATTTGTGAATTTTAACGGAAAAAGCCGCAGCCGGCTTGCAAAAATCAACAATGTAACCGGTGAAGTTGATCCGGACTGGAACCCTGTTTCAGGAAGTCCCGTCTATGCTATCGCAGTCAGCGGAGACAGTGTTTTCGTGGGCGGACAGTTTGCCAACCTCGGGGGCAGAAAAAATATTGCAAAACTGAACAACACAGATGGCAGCGTAATAACAGCTTTTAATGCAAACCCAAATAATTATGTTGAAGTGATAAAAATTAGCGGAAGTGATTTATATGTCGGGGGGCGATTTACCTCAATCGGAGGTGCATCAAGGAATCGTGTTGCAAAGCTTAACAGCACAACTGGTTTAGCAGATGCAACCTGGAATCCAAACGCTGACAATACGGTATTTGCCATGGAAACCAGCGGAAGCAATATATTCATTGGCGGCGAGTTTACCACGGTAAACGGCTCCGTTGCCAGAAACCGGCTTGCAAAACTAAATACTTCTGACGGCACTGCCGACAGCACATGGAATCCCAACGCGGACGGAATTGTCCGTGCTCTTGCCTTTGACGGAAGTAATGTTTACGCAGGCGGAGAATTCATTACCATTAACGGTGCTACGGCAAGAAACCGGATCGTTAAGCTGAACAACTCGGATGGCACGGCGGACGGTTCCTGGGACCCCAATGCCAACAATATTGTTCGCTCAATCGCTATAAGCGGCACTGACATCTATGCAGGCGGTGATTTTACCAGTATTGGGGGTAATTCCCTTTCCGGTGCAGCCAAGCTGAACAATACCGATGGAGCATCTTATGCTTCATGGAATCCATCGCTGACCGTAACCGTAAATGTCAATACCGTAGTACTCAGCAATGATGATATATATCTTGGAGGCGGCTTTACAAGCGCAGGAGGAATTGCACAGGGATACTTTGCGCTCTTTACGGACCGCGCCCTGCCTGTTGAACTCACAACTTTTACTGCGAAACGAATTTCAGGAGGTATATTGCTCATCTGGCGCACTGCAACAGAAGTAAATAATTACGGTTTTGAAATTGAGCGCAAAGGCAATGCACAGGAAGATAATTGGCAGACTATCGGATTTGTTACCGGAAACGGCAACAGTAATTCTGAAAAGAACTATCAGTTTACTGACACAGCTCCTCTTTCAGGCAGAAATATGTACCGCCTTAAGCAAATCGATTCGGATGGTAAGTTTACGTATAGCCCCTTAGTTGAAACGGGAAGCATAATTTCCCCTGACAAATTTACTGTTTTTCAAAATTATCCAAATCCGTTTAACCCTGAAACAACGATAAGATTCGGACTTCCGGATGAAGCCCGGGTTAAACTGGAACTTTTCAGCATTACCGGAGAACGCATTGCGGTGCTAATGGATGAAATGCGTACAGCCGGTTTCCATTCAACGAAACTGAGCACCAGTGAATTTAAACTTTCTTCCGGAATCTATTTTTACCGGATAACCGCGGTCAACAGCAAAGAGAGCATCAGCGAAATGAAAAAACTGACAATACTTAAATAAACGGAAATCAGAGATGAACAGAGAACCCTTAATAAAAGACTGGCATATAAACTGCGGGGACTACATCAGCAAAAATGAAAGTCTTGATGACTTGTATGCCCGAATTACTAAATCCGAAAAAAGACGAAGGCAGATTGCCTACGCGGGATACGGCGTGCTTGTGGTATTTCTTCTTATGAAAGCGCTAAAGTATGCAAGTGTTATGGTAATTTAATGAGCGCCGGCGTGAAAGGATAAAGCAATCCGGATTTTCTGGTTAGTTAACAAAAAATCACGAGAGGGTAAGATTCAGCTGTTATTGCTAAACTGTGATGAACTTACAATTGACAATAACACTTGTGCCGGGACATCATTTGGGCAATTCGCGCAGTGAACGCACATTTTTTTGTTCGTAAGATTTCATTTTTATCGGAAGACATTTCGCCGAACTGATTGCTGGTGAAACCTCAAAAAGGATAAAGCTGCTGCTAAAATAAGCCGCATATAAAGAAGAATTAAGAATGTAAATTGCATTCAACTTTTCACTCTTAACTTTTCACTAAAAAGCCCTGATCTGCAGTTGGGGCTTTTTTTGATATATCAAAGGTGAAGACGATGCAAATGCTTTGTGGATGCTTCACAACCAACTGACCCCTGCATTTGCGTCGTCTCAGGGAAGATTGCTGGAGACAACTATTCTGTGAAATACTGAGACTCTGCATTTTTTGCCTGCCGTTTTTTCTTATAGGTAATTAGAATCTATATTCCAAAATCACCTTGCCCCTGTCCGGTTTTATAAATAACTTTTTTTAGCCTTTTGCTCTTATCTTTAAAACAAAACAGCCGCCCTGAAAGAAATTCACGGGCGGCTGTTTTTTTAATACCAACCAAAGCTGTTCAGTAGGATTTTACCATCCGTCCTGATTGGTTTCTTCTTCCTTCTTTACTTTCTTCTTTCTTGGTTTTGCGGGAGCTTCTGATTCAGCCGGTGCTTCGTTAACCGGTTCCGGCTCCACTGTCTGCTCTGTCTGAACCGGTGCTTCCGCCTGAGGTGCTGTCTCGGCCTGAGATGTTTCACCGCCCTCGGTTTCCTTTTTCTCCGGTTTCGGAGTTTCAGGTACAGGGGTCACCTCCACCGCGTGGCGTATATATCTGTTCTTTTTTGGATCAAAGAGGTCTGCCACATAGTAGGAGACCTTCATATTACGCACCAGCGGCATCTCTTCAGTGGTATGGGCTTCACTGATACGGAAAGGCAGTACAAAGTTTTTGCTTCCTCCCGCCTTAATATATCCGAGATTGATATCCTTTTGCAGTTTGTCAATTCTGCCGGTAAAGGGATCACGCAGCTTAAACATTTCTTTCTGCCAGAAAGCCCGGCACTCATTAAGAATCGGCTGCATTTCATACTGCTGATCTGCCGGAATATTGAACTCGGCGCAAAGATCAAGCAGCACCTGTTCCATCGGCTCCTGCTTTTTCTGTTCAATGGAAACCATCAGACGTACGACCTGCTCCGCAATTTGCCGCTGTTCTGATTTCTTATAAAGGTCAACCATCAGCTCAAACATCTTGGTCTTTTTGCTGGTTTCTCCGGGGAGAAGCGCGGCCCCAGTAAGCATCTGAATCGCCTCTTCATTCCGGCCGGTCAGCACGTATATATCCGCAATATCCTTCATCACAAACCAGCGGCTGTTTTCATCCAGAATGTCATGAAGCTGTTCAAGAGCCAGATCGTATCTGCCGAGTTTAACGTTGGAAAGAGCAACCCTTCTGAGCAGCCAGATATCATTATTATTGTGGAAGTTACGAATAACTTCAAACGCTTCCTTGCAGAGATCAATGCTTTCCTGGTACCGTTCCTTTTTATACAGGGCCTTTGCCTTAAAGGTGTAGTACTGTTCAAAAAACGAAGCCGGACTTACCTGTTTGCCGTGGCGATTGGTATACACTTCCGCTTCAGTGGGGAGCTTTTTATAATCAACCTTGCCCAGCCATTCCAGAATTTCATCTGCCGGATAGTCCTCTTTCCGGTCAAGGTAATCAAGCACGCGGAAAACGGTTTTGGTATAAGGGGACTGGGATTCATTTTGTGAGGTTATTGAGGTGATTAA of Ignavibacteriales bacterium contains these proteins:
- a CDS encoding response regulator transcription factor is translated as MKEIWIIEDNPSYSAMIRSIIDASKNFFCGKEFICAEDALKELSSNSSPDVILTDINLPGISGTEGIKKIKAISGDVEIIVLTVFDDNEKIFEAICNGANGYLLKNSAPEEILSAIESVIDGGSSINAGLARKVFSMFASMKQKENSYGLTKRENEILNYLVDGKTAPEIGKITFTSVQTVQTHIKNIYTKVQVNTRSGLVSKALKEGLVQKK
- a CDS encoding T9SS type A sorting domain-containing protein, translating into MKQLFFCFVFLLPMYLNGQPQTANPDMAVANLPVRAVAVDGNYTYIGGDFTYVGPNTGNGVKVSTTSQIPDGSFPKVNGYIRAAVPDGSGGWYIGGSFSRVGNYTRNNIAHILSTGAVDETWNPNAGSVVRAIVLDGSYIYVAGDFLSIGGLTRYRLAKLNNTTGAADATWNPHSSHRVYTIAVSDTSIYVGGQFSSVGGQSRFSIAKLNNTTGAADVNWIPNPSATVHTIAVSGNDIYAGGQFTSIGSASRNRIAKLNNTNGAADTVWNPNANNNVYNIVINGSDIYATGIFSSIGGATRNCIAKLNNTTGAADGTWNPDANGTVEVIALAGSDIFAGGSFTSIGGQSFSYIAKLNNTTGAPDVSWNPGAGHSVYTIGVNGSDLYIGGQFVNFNGKSRSRLAKINNVTGEVDPDWNPVSGSPVYAIAVSGDSVFVGGQFANLGGRKNIAKLNNTDGSVITAFNANPNNYVEVIKISGSDLYVGGRFTSIGGASRNRVAKLNSTTGLADATWNPNADNTVFAMETSGSNIFIGGEFTTVNGSVARNRLAKLNTSDGTADSTWNPNADGIVRALAFDGSNVYAGGEFITINGATARNRIVKLNNSDGTADGSWDPNANNIVRSIAISGTDIYAGGDFTSIGGNSLSGAAKLNNTDGASYASWNPSLTVTVNVNTVVLSNDDIYLGGGFTSAGGIAQGYFALFTDRALPVELTTFTAKRISGGILLIWRTATEVNNYGFEIERKGNAQEDNWQTIGFVTGNGNSNSEKNYQFTDTAPLSGRNMYRLKQIDSDGKFTYSPLVETGSIISPDKFTVFQNYPNPFNPETTIRFGLPDEARVKLELFSITGERIAVLMDEMRTAGFHSTKLSTSEFKLSSGIYFYRITAVNSKESISEMKKLTILK
- a CDS encoding tetratricopeptide repeat protein, which gives rise to MSVAEELRLRAEDLRKNKKFRLAIPKYRELWEEHPEERTKWDGWGYATCLLKEKKYDDAYDVCHAVYQMDPNFVFNNGLYAWSIYKREMLKERVNNPENFFRLARLITSITSQNESQSPYTKTVFRVLDYLDRKEDYPADEILEWLGKVDYKKLPTEAEVYTNRHGKQVSPASFFEQYYTFKAKALYKKERYQESIDLCKEAFEVIRNFHNNNDIWLLRRVALSNVKLGRYDLALEQLHDILDENSRWFVMKDIADIYVLTGRNEEAIQMLTGAALLPGETSKKTKMFELMVDLYKKSEQRQIAEQVVRLMVSIEQKKQEPMEQVLLDLCAEFNIPADQQYEMQPILNECRAFWQKEMFKLRDPFTGRIDKLQKDINLGYIKAGGSKNFVLPFRISEAHTTEEMPLVRNMKVSYYVADLFDPKKNRYIRHAVEVTPVPETPKPEKKETEGGETSQAETAPQAEAPVQTEQTVEPEPVNEAPAESEAPAKPRKKKVKKEEETNQDGW